TCCTCCACGATGAGTACCGGGCCGCGCGGCGGGGCCATGGTTCAGAGCTCCAGCGAGATGTGGGCCTGCCCTTGAAGGCTAGTCCCCGGGTCCCCGGGCGGCATCCCCGGGGGCGCGGCGTGTCCGCCTGGATGCCATACCCCACTCCCGGGCCAGCGAGGCCCCTTTAGTGGAAGGCCACGGTTGACCGGCTGGCACACCGCCCTATATAGGGGGCCGCGTCCGGACCCCGCCCCCCCCTTCCGCGGGGGTGCTCGGGTCCGCGTTTCCAGAGGAGTTGGTGGCCCCATGGCGTCACTTCGCGACATTCGCAAGCGCATCCGCTCGGTGAAGAACACGCGGCAGATCACCAAGGCGATGAAGATGGTGGCCGCCGCGAAGCTGCGCAAGGCGCAGGACGCCATCATCGCCGCCCGGCCCTACGCGCAGATGCTGGACCAGATCATCTCCGACCTGGTGACGCGCTCCCAGGGCGAGGGTCTGGCCCACCCGCTGCTCACCTCCCGCCCGGTGAAGAAGGTGGAGCTGCTGCTGCTCACCTCGGACCGTGGCCTGGCCGGTGGCTTCAACTCCAACGTCATCCGCCGCGCCAGCCGCTTCATCTACGAGAACAGCGGCATGGACATCGAGGTGTCCACCGTCGGCCGCAAGGGCAACGACTTCTTCCGCCAGCGCGGCCAGAAGATGCGCAAGGACTTCGGCCAGCTCTACCAGCGGCTGGACTACCTGCACGCCTCCCAGGTGGCCGAGGAGATGGGTGCCCGCTTCCTCAAGGGCGAGGTGGACGCCGTCTACGTCATCTACAACGAGTTCCTGTCCGCCATCAGCCAGAAGGTGACGGTGTCCCAGCTGCTGCCGCTGCAGACGCTGGCGGCGGGCGAGTCCACGCCCGCCCAGGCCGCTGCTCCGGAGACTGCGCCCCATTCGCTGGTGGACTTCAAGTACGAGCCGGGCCGCCAGGACGTGCTCGATCGGCTGGTGCCCCAGGCGGTATCCATCAAGCTGTACCGCTCCCTGCTGGAGAGCGTCGCCAGCGAGCACGGCGCGCGCATGAGCGCCATGGAGAACGCCACCAGCAACGCCACGGACATGATCGCCGCCCTGTCGCTCACGTACAACCGCACGCGCCAGGCCGTCATCACCAAGGAGCTGATGGAGATCGTGTCCGG
This is a stretch of genomic DNA from Archangium violaceum. It encodes these proteins:
- the atpG gene encoding ATP synthase F1 subunit gamma, producing MASLRDIRKRIRSVKNTRQITKAMKMVAAAKLRKAQDAIIAARPYAQMLDQIISDLVTRSQGEGLAHPLLTSRPVKKVELLLLTSDRGLAGGFNSNVIRRASRFIYENSGMDIEVSTVGRKGNDFFRQRGQKMRKDFGQLYQRLDYLHASQVAEEMGARFLKGEVDAVYVIYNEFLSAISQKVTVSQLLPLQTLAAGESTPAQAAAPETAPHSLVDFKYEPGRQDVLDRLVPQAVSIKLYRSLLESVASEHGARMSAMENATSNATDMIAALSLTYNRTRQAVITKELMEIVSGAEALK